The following are encoded together in the Salvia hispanica cultivar TCC Black 2014 chromosome 6, UniMelb_Shisp_WGS_1.0, whole genome shotgun sequence genome:
- the LOC125195685 gene encoding AFG1-like ATPase isoform X1 — MRKIIWAARHLRPALWKGNIGSTKRFDFCSVYINQRVCECKHPLYVVSRALSANAATGVVELSRDGPLMEYGRRIAAGELLDGDASQLDTLGELQRLYDDLVANAGASRLDAYAASQRSARRSWWYSPRFTPVRGLYLYGGVGTGKTMLMDLFYHQLPRSWRKRRIHFHDFMLNVHARLQKHRGVADPLEIVGGEISNESILLCLDEFMVTDVADALILNRLFTHLFNNGVVLVATSNRAPDKLYEGGLQRDLFLPFIATLKERCVVHQIGSYLDYRKMTSAEEGFYFVGKHASKVLEQKFRELIGENVAAPEEVEVVMGRKLQVPLGANGCAYFPFDQLCDRPLGAADYFGLFKKFHTLAVEGVPIFGPANRTAAYRFVTLIDVMYENRARLLCSAEGSPMELFEKVVTISDAATTRGLSDVCVDNDLGFAKDRTISRLTEMNSREYLEQHHHLHPNCN, encoded by the exons atgagaaaaatcaTTTGGGCTGCGAGGCATTTGAGGCCAGCTCTTTGGAAGGGAAACATTGGATCAACAAAAAGATTCGATTTTTGCTCTGTATACATAAATCAAAGGGTTTGTGAATGTAAACATCCATTATATGTGGTGTCTCGAGCTCTTTCTGCTAATGCTGCTACTGGAG TGGTAGAACTTAGTAGAGATGGACCTCTCATGGAATACGGTCGAAGAATCGCTGCCGGCGAGCTTTTGGATGGAGATGCTTCACAG CTAGACACGTTAGGGGAGCTTCAACGGCTATATGATGATCTCGTTGCAAACGCAGGAGCTTCCCGGTTGGATGCATACGCCGCTTCTCAAAGATCTGCGAG GAGAAGTTGGTGGTACTCGCCCCGTTTCACGCCTGTGAGAGGACTCTATCTCTACGGAGGAGTGGGAACTGGCAAGACTATGCTGATGGACTTGTTCTATCATCAACT GCCACGCAGCTGGAGAAAGCGTAGGATCCATTTCCATGACTTCATGCTAAACGTTCACGCCCGTTTGCAG AAACATAGAGGAGTTGCAGATCCTCTAGAAATCGTAGGTGGGGAGATCTCAAACGAATCGATCTTGTTATGCCTCGATGAGTTCATG GTGACTGATGTAGCCGATGCACTCATCCTAAATCGTCTCTTCACACATTTGTTCAACAACGGCGTT GTTCTGGTTGCTACTTCGAATCGAGCTCCAGATAAGCTCTACGAAGGAGGGCTGCAGAGGGACCTGTTCCTCCCGTTCATTGCCACTCTCAAG GAGAGATGTGTAGTTCATCAGATTGGTTCATATCTGGACTACCGCAAAATGACATCG GCAGAGGAAGGCTTCTATTTTGTCGGAAAACATGCGTCGAAGGTTCTTGAACAGAAATTCAGAGAGTTGATAGGCGAAAACGTGGCTGCTCCGGAAGAGGTTGAAGTGGTTATGGGAAGAAAACTGCAG GTTCCTTTGGGAGCCAACGGCTGCGCCTACTTCCCTTTCGACCAGCTCTGCGATAGGCCCCTCGGAGCTGCAGACTATTTCGGGCTATTCA AGAAGTTTCATACACTGGCTGTCGAAGGCGTTCCGATATTCGGGCCAGCAAATAGGACTGCAGCATACCGCTTTGTGACTCTAATTGAT GTGATGTATGAGAATCGAGCTAGATTATTATGCAGTGCAGAAGGTAGTCCAATGGAACTATTTGAGAAGGTTGTGACAATATCCGATGCTGCTACCACACGCGGCCTTTCTGACGTGTGCGTGGACAACGACTTGGGCTTCGCCAAAGATCGCACCATTAGTAG gTTGACAGAGATGAACAGCAGAGAGTACTTGGAGCAGCATCACCATCTCCATCCAAACTGCAATTAG
- the LOC125196343 gene encoding tetraspanin-8-like translates to MRVSNNLVGILNLVTLLLSIPIIGGGIWLSKQANTECERFLDKPVIVLGVFVLLVSIAGLVGSCCRVTWLLWVYLLVMFLLILLLFCFTIFAFVVTNKGAGEALSDKGYKEYRLGDYSNWLQNRVNDNWGKIRSCLEDSKICQKLLTDSSTPATEFYKEHLSSLQSGCCKPSNDCNFQYMSPTNWTGTPPASGNPDCGRWSNDVNKLCYECDSCKAGLLDNIKSDWKRVAVINIVFLVFLVIVYTVGCCAFRNNREDNSYKRYP, encoded by the exons ATGCGCGTGAGCAACAATCTGGTGGGAATTCTGAACTTGGTGACGCTGCTGCTCTCGATTCCGATAATCGGCGGCGGGATATGGCTCTCGAAGCAGGCGAACACCGAGTGCGAGCGCTTCCTCGACAAACCGGTGATCGTGCTCGGGGTTTTCGTGCTGCTGGTGTCGATCGCGGGGCTGGTGGGATCGTGCTGCCGCGTGACGTGGCTGCTGTGGGTGTACCTGCTGGTGATGTTCCTCCTCATCCTGCTGCTCTTCTGCTTCACGATCTTCGCCTTCGTCGTCACCAACAAGGGCGCCGGCGAAGCCCTCTCCGATAAAGGATACAAGGAGTATCGCCTCGGCGATTACTCCAATTGGTTGCAGAATCGAGTCAACGACAATTGGGGTAAGATCCGGAGCTGCTTGGAGGATAGCAAAATTTGCCAGAAGCTGCTTACCGATAGCTCAACTCCTGCTACGGAATTCTACAAGGAGCATCTCTCTTCGCTTCAG TCGGGATGCTGCAAGCCATCAAACGACTGTAACTTCCAATACATGAGCCCGACAAATTGGACGGGCACACCTCCGGCATCAGGGAATCCGGACTGTGGGAGATGGAGCAACGATGTGAATAAGCTGTGCTACGAGTGCGACTCGTGCAAGGCGGGGCTGCTGGATAACATAAAGAGTGATTGGAAGAGGGTGGCAGTGATCAACATAGTGTTCCTGGTGTTTCTGGTGATCGTCTACACGGTGGGATGCTGCGCCTTCAGGAACAACAGGGAAGACAATTCTTATAAACGATACCCTTAA
- the LOC125192137 gene encoding protein FLX-like 4 encodes MDSRRNIPSAYNGHERMMRRDQLPPTRYLSTEPLVPEILDRKLATQAVEIEQLTTDNRKLAASYMALRQELADAKVEADKVREHMRSTQTEGDIQIRILLDKIAKTDADTGVWDAIKKELQVDNAEARRLMSARLDLSVKLELATKELDLTCENIEKNPDMRSELASLRQEYQRLRKTFEYEKCTNVEKVEQLKILERDLIGIAEEVDILRAAVLNAETRASGAVSYSRSYMNLDARYPLPYYGNGGYSESFGIAHPYIVNGAVAEVINPYDSVGIAHPHTVNRGPAEMMNPYGNVGFPVGPVGAAWGGFYTFSPAVGAPPFSSPPVSNVVLEEVSDLSNA; translated from the exons ATGGATTCAAGAAGAAACATACCATCAGCATATAATGGGCATGAAAGGATGATGCGTCGTGATCAATTACCTCCCACACGCTATCTTTCAACAGAACCACTTGTTCCTGAAATACTAGATCGCAAATTGGCCACCCAGGCAGTGGAAATAGAGCAACTTACTACAGACAATCGTAAGCTGGCAGCTAGTTATATGGCCTTGAGGCAAGAACTTGCTGATGCAAAAGTGGAAGCAGACAAAGTAAGAGAACACATGAGAAGCACACAGACTGAAGGTGATATTCAAATTCGCATTTTGTTGGACAAGATTGCAAAAACGGATGCTGATACCGGAGTTTGGGACGCTATAAAGAAAGAACTTCAAGTAGACAATGCTGAAGCTCGGAGATTGATGTCAGCTAGGCTAGATTTGTCTGTAAAACTTGAGCTGGCTACTAAGGAATTGGATCTCACATgcgaaaatattgaaaaaaatccGGATATGCGTTCGGAACTTGCTAGTCTGAGGCAAGAATATCAAAGATTACG CAAGACTTTTGAGTATGAAAAATGCACAAACGTGGAGAAAGTGGAACAACTGAAGATTTTGGAGAGAGACCTGATTGGGATAGCGGAAGAAGTAGATATTTTGCGTGCTGCGGTGTTGAATGCTGAGACGAGGGCTAGCG GTGCGGTCTCATATAGCAGGTCATATATGAACTTGGATGCTAGATATCCACTTCCCTATTATGGTAATGGTGGTTACTCAGAAAGTTTCGGTATAGCTCATCCTTATATAGTTAATGGAGCTGTAGCAGAGGTGATCAATCCATATGACAGTGTTGGTATAGCTCATCCTCATACAGTTAATAGAGGTCCAGCGGAGATGATGAACCCATATGGCAATGTTGGATTTCCAGTCGGCCCTGTTGGCGCTGCTTGGGGAGGGTTTTATACTTTCTCACCAGCAGTTGGCGCTCCACCTTTCAGTTCTCCTCCCGTGAGTAATGTTGTTCTTGAAGAGGTTAGTGATCTGTCTAATGCTTAG
- the LOC125195685 gene encoding AFG1-like ATPase isoform X2: MRKIIWAARHLRPALWKGNIGSTKRFDFCSVYINQRVCECKHPLYVVSRALSANAATGVVELSRDGPLMEYGRRIAAGELLDGDASQLDTLGELQRLYDDLVANAGASRLDAYAASQRSARRSWWYSPRFTPVRGLYLYGGVGTGKTMLMDLFYHQLPRSWRKRRIHFHDFMLNVHARLQKHRGVADPLEIVGGEISNESILLCLDEFMVTDVADALILNRLFTHLFNNGVVLVATSNRAPDKLYEGGLQRDLFLPFIATLKERCVVHQIGSYLDYRKMTSAEEGFYFVGKHASKVLEQKFRELIGENVAAPEEVEVVMGRKLQVPLGANGCAYFPFDQLCDRPLGAADYFGLFISYTGCRRRSDIRASK; this comes from the exons atgagaaaaatcaTTTGGGCTGCGAGGCATTTGAGGCCAGCTCTTTGGAAGGGAAACATTGGATCAACAAAAAGATTCGATTTTTGCTCTGTATACATAAATCAAAGGGTTTGTGAATGTAAACATCCATTATATGTGGTGTCTCGAGCTCTTTCTGCTAATGCTGCTACTGGAG TGGTAGAACTTAGTAGAGATGGACCTCTCATGGAATACGGTCGAAGAATCGCTGCCGGCGAGCTTTTGGATGGAGATGCTTCACAG CTAGACACGTTAGGGGAGCTTCAACGGCTATATGATGATCTCGTTGCAAACGCAGGAGCTTCCCGGTTGGATGCATACGCCGCTTCTCAAAGATCTGCGAG GAGAAGTTGGTGGTACTCGCCCCGTTTCACGCCTGTGAGAGGACTCTATCTCTACGGAGGAGTGGGAACTGGCAAGACTATGCTGATGGACTTGTTCTATCATCAACT GCCACGCAGCTGGAGAAAGCGTAGGATCCATTTCCATGACTTCATGCTAAACGTTCACGCCCGTTTGCAG AAACATAGAGGAGTTGCAGATCCTCTAGAAATCGTAGGTGGGGAGATCTCAAACGAATCGATCTTGTTATGCCTCGATGAGTTCATG GTGACTGATGTAGCCGATGCACTCATCCTAAATCGTCTCTTCACACATTTGTTCAACAACGGCGTT GTTCTGGTTGCTACTTCGAATCGAGCTCCAGATAAGCTCTACGAAGGAGGGCTGCAGAGGGACCTGTTCCTCCCGTTCATTGCCACTCTCAAG GAGAGATGTGTAGTTCATCAGATTGGTTCATATCTGGACTACCGCAAAATGACATCG GCAGAGGAAGGCTTCTATTTTGTCGGAAAACATGCGTCGAAGGTTCTTGAACAGAAATTCAGAGAGTTGATAGGCGAAAACGTGGCTGCTCCGGAAGAGGTTGAAGTGGTTATGGGAAGAAAACTGCAG GTTCCTTTGGGAGCCAACGGCTGCGCCTACTTCCCTTTCGACCAGCTCTGCGATAGGCCCCTCGGAGCTGCAGACTATTTCGGGCTATTCA TTTCATACACTGGCTGTCGAAGGCGTTCCGATATTCGGGCCAGCAAATAG
- the LOC125195686 gene encoding 5'-deoxynucleotidase HDDC2-like: MSRVICKFILSSSIPATHLRFAPLCTAASRSSRMAAQPSSSSSSSSSPSSPSPSAAIDFLTLCHSLKATKRAGWVKRGVQEPESIADHMYRMGLMALIASDNPSVNREKCIKMAIVHDIAEAIVGDITPSDGVPKEEKSRREQEALQKMCELLGGGERAQEIKELWMEYEENSSMEAKVVKDFDKVEMILQALEYETEQGKDLEEFFESTAGKFQTDLGKAWALEIASRRKKH; the protein is encoded by the exons atgagcaGAGTGATATGCAAATTCATTCTATCATCCTCTATCCCAGCTACTCACCTCCGCTTCGCTCCTCTTTGCACCGCCGCTTCAAGGTCTTCGCGTATGGCTGCTCAaccgtcttcttcttcgtcgtcgtcgtcatcgccatcttccccttccccttccgccGCCATCGATTTTCTCACTCTTTGTCACAGTCTCAAG GCGACAAAGCGAGCAGGATGGGTAAAAAGGGGGGTTCAGGAACCAGAGTCGATAGCTGATCACATGTATCGGATGGGATTGATGGCTCTTATAGCTTCTGACAATCCTAGCGTCAACCGTGAGAA GTGTATAAAAATGGCTATTGTGCATGACATTGCTGAAG CTATAGTTGGTGATATCACCCCTTCTGATGGGGTTCCAAAGGAAGAAAAGAGCCGACGCGAGCAAGAAGCATTGCAAAAAATGTGTGAACTACTTGGAGGAGGTGAAAGAG CTCAGGAGATTAAGGAATTATGGATGGAGTATGAAGAGAATTCTTCTATGGAAGCTAAAGTTGTGAAGGACTTTGACAAG GTGGAGATGATACTGCAAGCTCTAGAGTATGAAACTG AGCAGGGAAAGGATTTGGAAGAGTTCTTTGAATCAACTGCAG GGAAGTTCCAAACAGATCTGGGAAAAGCATGGGCTCTGGAAATAGCATCAAGGAGGAAAAAACACTAA
- the LOC125196571 gene encoding UDP-glucuronate 4-epimerase 1-like, producing MPSMSAEELFLPSTPGKFKDKSHRHFHRCSSSTSTLFLWALFLLALTAAYLTFQPSATSYFTTGPHWESRVRSSAQIHRPNGFSVLVTGAAGFVGSHVSLALKKRGDGVVGLDNFNHYYDPALKSARKDLLSSHHIFIVDGDINNAKLLAKLFDIAKFTHVMHLAAQAGVRYAMENPHSYIHSNIAGLVTLLEASKSANPQPSVVWASSSSVYGLNEKAPFSESDRTDKPASLYAATKKAGEEITHTYNHIYGLSITGLRFFTVYGPWGRPDMAYFSFTRDILQGKPITVYRGKNHADLARDFTYIDDVVKGCIGSLDTAKKSTGSGGKKRGPAQFRIFNLGNTSPVTVPMMVGILEKHLKIKAKKNVLDMPGNGDVPFTHANISYAHKEFGYNPTTDLQTGLKKFVKWYLSYYGYNHGNSVN from the exons ATGCCGTCCATGTCCGCGGAGGAGCTCTTCCTCCCCTCCACCCCGGGCAAATTCAAAGACAAATCCCACCGCCATTTCCACCGCTGCTCCTCCTCCACCAGCACCTTATTCCTGTGGGCCCTCTTCCTCCTCGCCCTCACCGCCGCCTACCTCACCTTCCAGCCCTCCGCCACCAGCTACTTCACCACCGGCCCCCACTGGGAGAGCCGCGTCCGCTCCTCCGCCCAGATCCACCGCCCCAACGGCTTCTCCGTCCTCGTCACCGGCGCCGCCGGCTTCGTCGGCTCCCACGTCTCCCTCGCCCTCAAGAAACGCGGCGACGGCGTCGTCGGCCTCGACAACTTCAACCACTACTACGACCCCGCCCTCAAATCCGCCCGCAAAGACCTCCTCTCCTCCCACCACATCTTCATCGTCGACGGCGACATCAACAACGCCAAATTACTCGCCAAGCTCTTCGACATCGCCAAGTTCACCCACGTCATGCACCTCGCCGCCCAGGCCGGCGTCAG GTACGCCATGGAGAATCCCCACTCGTACATCCACAGCAACATCGCCGGCCTCGTCACGCTTCTAGAAGCTTCCAAGTCCGCGAACCCCCAGCCCTCCGTCGTGTGGGCCAGCTCCAGCTCCGTCTACGGCCTCAACGAGAAAGCCCCCTTCTCCGAATCCGACCGCACCGACAAACCCGCCTCCCTCTACGCGGCCACAAAAAAGGCCGGAGAGGaaatcacacacacatacaacCACATCTACGGCCTCTCAATAACCGGCCTACGCTTCTTCACGGTCTACGGCCCGTGGGGGCGCCCCGACATGGCCTACTTCTCCTTCACCCGCGACATCCTCCAAGGCAAACCGATCACGGTATACCGAGGGAAGAACCACGCTGATCTGGCAAGAGACTTCACCTACATCGACGACGTCGTGAAGGGGTGCATCGGATCGTTGGACACGGCGAAGAAGAGCACCGGGTCAGGGGGGAAGAAGCGGGGGCCGGCGCAGTTTAGGATCTTCAACCTCGGCAACACTTCCCCCGTGACGGTGCCGATGATGGTGGGGATATTGGAGAAGCATTTGAAGATAAAAGCGAAGAAGAATGTGCTCGACATGCCTGGAAACGGCGACGTTCCCTTCACGCACGCGAATATAAGCTACGCGCACAAGGAGTTCGGGTACAACCCCACGACCGATTTGCAAACGGGTCTGAAGAAGTTCGTGAAATGGTATTTATCGTATTATGGTTACAATCACGGAAATTCTGtcaactga